GCGTCCAGGAACTTCCTGATGGTGAGCCTCCTGGCCTCTGCCTGGGCCATCCCTGAGAGTGCCATAAGGTAGATAAGGGCCTTCTCCCTGGGGGGTGCCATGCTCACAAGTGCCCTGAGTTCCTTCCTGGTGATTAGCCTCCCGTAGTTCTGCTCCAGGCAGATATCACCTGAGGGCCGTCTGATCCTGGGGAGTTCTATGTCCATCGCATCATAGAATGATCTTATGGCATAGTAGTAGAGGTTGATGGTGGAGGGGGCCTTGTTCTCATCCTCAAGGGCCTTCCTGAACTTCAGGAGGTGCAGGTTTATTCTGCGGTTTCTCATCCTGATGCCAGATTCCTCCTCGGCCTCTGCCTCGGTTATGAGTTCTACAGGTGTCATGCCGGTGACCTCACAGTACTTCTTGAGGCACTGGAGGTAGGTCTTGAAGGTGGACTTCTCCAGGCCCTGGCGAAGTACCCAGGTCTCAAAGACTATCTGGTCCGAATCTCCGAACTTCATACGACATCCTCCAAAAATATTATTTAATACTCCCTCTTAAATATCTTATTACAAATAGTGTTTATTCGGACCATATGTTCGTAATAGAACGGTATAGCGAACTAAATTTCAATCCCATTTTGGTCTGATTTTAACCTATGAAAATTGGATCACAAGAATAGAAAAAACCCAGTTTCAATCCCATTTTGGTCTGATTTTAACAAATCGGAGCACACGCAGAACAACTCATACTCACAGACCGTTTCAATCCCATTTTGGTCTGATTTTAACCTTCGTGATCCTTACCTGGCGCCCGTTCAAGCTGCGTTTCAATCCCATTTTGGTCTGATTTTAACGAAACAAAAGAAAGACTTGACAGGGTATGGGAAGAAGGTTTCAATCCCATTTTGGTCTGATTTTAACTTTTTCGAAGAGGTGGCCGATAGGGTCATCCTATTCGAGTTTCAATCCCATTTTGGTCTGATTTTAACTCACCGAACTTGTACCTTCTCCTGCAGATCGGGCGTTTCAATCCCATTTTGGTCTGATTTTAACCTCAGGATCGGATTCTCAAGTTCAACGCGGAGCTTGGTTTCAATCCCATTTTGGTCTGATTTTAACCATGAGAACATGGTTCAGACAGCCCTGGAAGGAGACCGTTTCAATCCCATTTTGGTCTGATTTTAACCTCAGGATCGGATTCTCAAGTTCAACGCGGAGCTTGGTTTCAATCCCATTTTGGTCTGATTTTAACCATGAGAACATGGTTCAGACAGCCCTGGAAGGAGACCGTTTCAATCCCATTTTGGTCTGATTTTAACCTTGGAAAGACAGGCCAATTCTGGAGAGTCTAGTTTCAATCCCATTTTGGTCTGATTTTAACTGAAAACCATAGAGAGACTGGTGGATGGGGGTTTCGAGTTTCAATCCCATTTTGGTCTGATTTTAACCCATCCAGAGGAAGATGAATGCGGATGAATACCGTTTCAATCCCATTTTGGTCTGATTTTAACCCTCGAAATGTTCTTCGAGGTAGTGGGAAGTATTGATGTTTCAATCCCATTTTGGTCTGATTTTAACTGACATGATGAGGATGAATGTTCGTGGAGTGATGAGGTTTCAATCCCATTTTGGTCTGATTTTAACTCATTTTCTGAGAGCACGTGTTTTCTTGGTGGGTTTGTTTCAATCCCATTTTGGTCTGATTTTAACTGACACAAAATGAATGTGGTAGAGAAAATAATGGATGCGTTTCAATCCCATTTTGGTCTGATTTTAACTGAAAACCATAGAGAGACTGGTGGATGGGGGTTTCGAGTTTCAATCCCATTTTGGTCTGATTTTAACCCATCCAGAGGAAGATGAATGCGGATGAATACCGTTTCAATCCCATTTTGGTCTGATTTTAACCCTCGAAATGTTCTTCGAGGTAGTGGGAAGTATTGATGTTTCAATCCCATTTTGGTCTGATTTTAACGGATGAAATGGTCTTCAGGTTCTGGGCCCCAGGCGAGTTTCAATCCCATTTTGGTCTGATTTTAACGAATCAGTGACGGGGTATACAACGTAGTCTAGTTTCTTGGTTTCAATCCCATTTTGGTCTGATTTTAACGAGATATGTACAGGTGATCTTGATGGATAATGGGGGACGTGTTTCAATCCCATTTTGGTCTGATTTTAACCTCTTCTCCTACGGCGGCTACTTCAATGACCTTCGCGTTTCAATCCCATTTTGGTCTGATTTTAACACCACCCACACCCACACAGAAGTACAGGTGCAGGTGTTTCAATCCCATTTTGGTCTGATTTTAACCAGATGGAGGTGAGATAATGAGAAACGAGAAATTGTTTCAATCCCATTTTGGTCTGATTTTAACCTGACGTCATTATCTTCCTTCAGACCCACATGACCTAAGTTTCAATCCCATTTTGGTCTGATTTTAACATGAAGCCCTCAGGGGTATGCGGACGGATCTCGTTTCAATCCCATTTTGGTCTGATTTTAACACGGACTTCTGATACGGACCACGATACGGATCACGATAGTTTCAATCCCATTTTGGTCTGATTTTAACCTCAAGTTACGCGATGATGACAGTGAAATCCTTGAAGTTTCAATCCCATTTTGGTCTGATTTTAACCTTGATACAGACAGATATGGACAGATATTGACTTCAGATAGTTTCAATCCCATTTTGGTCTGATTTTAACGACGCCGAGGCAAAGGGAGACAGGAGCATCTGGCTTGTTTCAATCCCATTTTGGTCTGATTTTAACCTTCACAGGATGGTGGAGGAGACCGCCACATTCTAGTTTCAATCCCATTTTGGTCTGATTTTAACGGTTCCCCGCCATGGAGGAACCCGTAGAAGTTGAGCTGTTTCAATCCCATTTTGGTCTGATTTTAACCCTCCACGACCTCCAGAAAACCAAGGAGGTGGAAATTTCAATCCCATTTTGGTCTGATTTTAACGGAAACGAATAGAAACAACGTCTTTTCCGGAAGTAGGGGTATTTCAATCCCATTTTGGTCTGATTTTAACCCTCCAATGAGGCCTTTGAAACCTCATAAGCGGATTATTTCAATCCCATTTTGGTCTGATTTTAACTCATTTAAACTGATAAAAAAAATATGGTTATTGGCATTTCAATCCCATTTTGGTCTGATTTTAACGTAAACACTACATGATAGCATATAATTATGCACCCTTATTTCAATCCCATTTTGGTCTGATTTTAACCAGAACCTGTAGTGGAGTTCACCTGCATGAACCCAGATTTCAATCCCATTTTGGTCTGATTTTAACTCTCGAATTCGATTCCTGCCTCTGATTCTATCCTTCTGATTTCAATCCCATTTTGGTCTGATTTTAACTCTACGCACCTGATGGTTTCCAGAAGGTGGTGACAACATTTCAATCCCATTTTGGTCTGATTTTAACCCACCATAGCCAGCATCATCCTCAGAATAACCCACCATTTCAATCCCATTTTGGTCTGATTTTAACCAGAAACAGTCCTAGAAGAGACACTTGAAATTCTAATTTCAATCCCATTTTGGTCTGATTTTAACCAGCGAGCCAATCAAGAGCCTCACCGCCCTTCCTAGATTTCAATCCCATTTTGGTCTGATTTTAACAGGGTTATTTACATACAGTAGATGATATCCTCTCAGATTTCAATCCCATTTTGGTCTGATTTTAACGAAGTGATATGAATGAAGAGAACAGAAATAATAGAGATTTCAATCCCATTTTGGTCTGATTTTAACGCGGTGGAGTGTATGATCCACGCCTCTCCTGAATCAGATTTCAATCCCATTTTGGTCTGATTTTAACTAGGTGAAAGAATGAGAGAGAAAACGGTTGAAGAACATTTCAATCCCATTTTGGTCTGATTTTAACCGAACACCCCAGGGAGTCAGTGGAGGCCTTCATTGAATTTCAATCCCATTTTGGTCTGATTTTAACCAGTACCTTTTCCTGTTCAGCAGGCTGCGTAAGACCTATTTCAATCCCATTTTGGTCTGATTTTAACAGAACCCCAATGCCCAGTACCTTGTGTTCCGTTTTATTTCAATCCCATTTTGGTCTGATTTTAACTCTGCGCAAGGAATACTAGAGGTGCATATAGTGCATGATTTCAATCCCATTTTGGTCTGATTTTAACAGGTCTTTGAGGACCTCTACGGGGATCCATATGAGAATTTCAATCCCATTTTGGTCTGATTTTAACAGGGCGGATTTTTTCTCTGTTTGACCCTTAACGCTATGAAATTTCTCCTTTCAGATATATAAATTTGTCGACCCCCAATAATGCACTCCATTTATAAAGGAAGACGACTCAACAAAACATCTCCAAATAAAAAAATAAGACACAAAAATAATCTAAAACAATTTTAAAACAATTATGACAAGATAAATAATCTCTGGTGCCTGTTCAAACTTTTACAGTTAAAAAGGAGTTAAAATAACTTATTGTTATTAAAATTTTCCTGTGAATTTTCATGGGATAGACGACTGAACCAGAGACCTTAAAATAACCAATAAACAGTCAATAACACCTTAAAATAAAAATAAAAGAATTAAAACGTGCAAGGGGATATTTAAATCAATTATGCATTTTTAATAGCTCAGATTATCATCAAAGTCATCCAGTAACCCCTGAAGGTCAATCAGATAATCTGAATCCGCATCATCCAGAGCCCTGAGCATTCATAGGCTTCCCTGGGGGTTATCAGGACTTACATGACCATCAGTTAATGGTGAACTCCCTTAAACTCAGGACAGATAAAAGGAGGGAAGCGCATCATAAAAGATATAACCCCTCAGCTGAAACCTTCATATGATGATAAAATCAAAGTACGCATTCCTCCAGAGGCTAACAAGGGACCTTAAGATGAAATCAACCAGTGTGGGTGAGGAACTGGAGGGTGCAACACCTCCATCGGTGTTCATAGGAAGCTGGAACTACCCGAAGGTATACGCCGGACCCATGATAGCCCCTCTCCAGGGGGAAGTGGAGATATTCGACTCCCCTGAACGATGGATACCTGAAGAGAAGACCCAGGAGGAGATCATAGACTACCGACTCAACCTTGTAAGGGGAAAACAGCTTGTGGGGGTAAGGGACCTTGACACTAAACTCGTCGAGAAGCTCCAGGAGATATCCCTCTCATCAGGGGCTATTGAAAGCGAAGCAAGATTCAGGAAAAAACCCAGGGGACTATTCTTCAGTGAGGAACAGACCCCCCACGGTCCAAGCGCAGTCATAGAAAACTTCGAGATAGATAACGTCCGCTGGGACCGTGAGCTTGAAAGGGCCTACTATGACACCGACCTGAAGGCCTCGGAAGCCATAATAGAACTCCACAGCAGGGAGGTACCATTTTCAGCCGTCCAGAAGGCCCTCTCGGTGGGTGCCCTCGGTGATGGCAGGAGAAGGAGGCTGGTCCCCACAAGGTGGTCCATAACCGCCTGTGACAGCACACTGGCAGACCACTTCATGAAAAGGGTGGTCGAATATGAAGTCCTGGATGCATATCACCTCTACGAGTTTGAAAGCCTCCAGAACCATTACCTGGTACTCCTGACACCATCAGAATGGCAGTACGAGTGGATGGAGGCCTTCATGAAGTCTGATAAACATGCAATGATCTTCTCGGACCATGAAAC
The sequence above is drawn from the Methanothermobacter wolfeii genome and encodes:
- a CDS encoding Nre family DNA repair protein, giving the protein MIKSKYAFLQRLTRDLKMKSTSVGEELEGATPPSVFIGSWNYPKVYAGPMIAPLQGEVEIFDSPERWIPEEKTQEEIIDYRLNLVRGKQLVGVRDLDTKLVEKLQEISLSSGAIESEARFRKKPRGLFFSEEQTPHGPSAVIENFEIDNVRWDRELERAYYDTDLKASEAIIELHSREVPFSAVQKALSVGALGDGRRRRLVPTRWSITACDSTLADHFMKRVVEYEVLDAYHLYEFESLQNHYLVLLTPSEWQYEWMEAFMKSDKHAMIFSDHETGPGKREYSRVGGCYYSAKMAVLEALDRIGRQAGAFILREAYPGYVPLGVFNVRENVKNAMKEEPLIFNDLKDALKVMDSKLRLGLESFMKRSSLLKDLGASRQTTLDSFFS